One window of the Lasioglossum baleicum unplaced genomic scaffold, iyLasBale1 scaffold0507, whole genome shotgun sequence genome contains the following:
- the LOC143220233 gene encoding histone-lysine N-methyltransferase SETMAR-like, giving the protein MMQFRGTDQNMVVNKEHYRHLMLFFFRMGKNATQAANKICAVYGDDPVAERTVHQELPGRPSTTDEDMVRSEIENSTCSTLRQLAGMLNKSKSAILDHTVNLGYVNRLDVWVQHNLTKKNLLDLVSICDLLYKRNEETPFLKQLVTGNEIWVIHKNVQRRRSWRKRDETILATPKAGLHSMKVMLCIWWDWKGILHYEPLPNNEAIDSAKYCSQLDKLKTSIDQKRPEIANRKGVVIHQDNARAMCL; this is encoded by the exons AATATGGTGGTAAATAAGGAGCATTATAGGCACCTAATGCTTTTCTTTTTCCGAATGGGCAAAAATGCCACACAAGCGGCAAATAAGATATGCGCTGTTTATGGCGACGATCCCGTAGCCGAAAGAACTGTGC ATCAAGAACTCCCAGGTAGGCCGTCCACCACAGACGAAGATATGGTTAGATCTGAAATCGAGAATAGCACATGCTCAACATTACGTCAATTAGCAGGAAtgctaaataaatcaaaatcagcAATCCTCGATCATACTGTGAATCTCGGCTATGTAAACCGTCTTGATGTATGGGTTCAGCACAATTTAACGAAAAAAAATCTGTTGGACCTCGTCTCCATTTGCGACTTGCTTTACAAGCGCAACGAGGAGACGCCATTTCTGAAGCAATTAGTGACGGGGAATGAAATATGGgtaattcataaaaatgttcagcgtaGAAGGTCCTGGAGAAAGCGTGATGAAACAATTTTAGCCACCCCAAAAGCCGGTCTTCATTCGATGAAGGTAATGCTCTGTATCTGGTGGGACTGGAAAGGAATCCTACATTATGAGCCTTTACCAAATAATGAGGCAATAGATTCGGCAAAGTACTGCTCTCAGTTAGATAAATTGAAGACATCAATTGATCAAAAACGTCCAGAAATTGCGAATAGGAAGGGCGTCGTAATTCATCAGGACAATGCGCGAGCCATGTGTCTTTGA